CGGCGGCACCGGCGTTGACGTGTCCCACCGTCACTGGCGCCGCGGCGGCCGTGGTGATCGTGGCTGCCTGGGCGGCGATGGGCGCGGCGATGAACAGCAGGGCGGCGAGGCCGATGAGGCCGCGTGCTGCGGCCTGAGGCCGGCCCAGGCCCGGCAGCTGGGGCGCCTGGACCTTGCGGAGCCGTGCGATGGCCTCCACGACCAGGCTCAGCGCCATGAAGGCCCACGCGACCCAGCCGATCACCTTGAATAGGCCGAGGACGAGGGTGCCGTCGTCGGGCGCCAGGAGCGCGTTCTTGATGCCGTCCAGGTTCGGGGCGTGGTCCGGGATTGGGCTGGCACCGATCGCGAGGAATAGTGCGGGCAGCCCGAGGACGATGCCGAGTACGGCGGCAGAGGCTGCGAGGCCGGTGAGCCGCTGGCCCAGGGTGGGATGGGTGGTCATCTCTCGATGCCTCCTTCGGCGCGGATGAGCCGCGCGGACGCCTCCCCGGTGACCTGCATCGTGTCCAGGCCGATGATCCCGAGGAACTTGCTGGTGTATGTGTCGGTGGTGGTGACGATCAGGGTGTCGCCGTCGACGACGCGGACGGTTCCCTCCACGCCGGCGGCGCGGAGATAGTCCATGGCGGCCGTCTTGGCGGCGGTGAGGTCGACGCGGAGGTCCTCGCCGCGGACTGCGGTCGAGCCCTGAACCTCCTGGGCGCCGGTGCGGGCGGCCTGGGCGGCCGCGCTGCGGGCTTGCTGCTGGGTGTGGACCTTGCCGCCGAGGTCGACGGCCATCCCGACGAGGATGATCATCGCCAGTGCTGCGGTGGCGAACCAGACGCTGATGGAGCCGCGCTCATCGCGCGAGCGCGGCGTCATGAGGCAGCGGATGCGGTGGCTCATCATCGGCGCTCCCGGTAGGCGTCGACGGGGCTGCTGGCGGTGGCAGTGATCGTCCGGGTGCCGGGCAGGCCGGGGATGCTCAGGTCCGCCACGTCGACTTTGCAGGTCACGGTGGCGGTGACCTGGGCGGTGGTTCCCAGCGGGGCGTTGAAGGCCGCAGCGTTGATCGTGATGTTGGTGGTCGTGCATTGCAGGCCCTGGTCGTTCAAGCTGCTGGTGGCCGCGGACTTGCCGGAGGTGATGGCTTCGCTCTGAGTGCGCTCGATGGAGGCCGCTCGAGCTGCCTCGTAGGCGGCTGCGTCCACGGACTGCTTGGCGATCTCCACGCGGCCGCCGAGGATGATCATCGCCACGAACAGGCCGAAGGCCGGGACGCCGATCGCGGCCTCGATGGCCACCGACCCGCGCTCGTCCCGGCGCCGGCTGCGTGTGCTGGTCCGCCTCGTCTGCCTGGTCATTCGGTGAGCCTCTCGACCGGGACGCTGGCGCTCTGGGTGACGGTCACGTGCCAGCCGGGGATAACGCTCATGGACTTGCCCGTGACGGTGATCGTGGCGGTGGTCGTGGTCCGTGATCCGGAGACGCTGGTGGAGGTCATCACGTCGGAGCCTCCGGCGTCGTGGAGGAAGGTGTTCGCCGTGGCCACACCGGCGTCGCGGGTGCCGGTCTCGCTGCCTGCCTCACGGGCGCCCTCCTGCGCGGCCGCGAGCGCTACCTGCTTCGCGTGGTAGTACAGGGCGCCTTGGAGGCCGAGGAACATCAGCAGGAACAG
The Nocardioides luti genome window above contains:
- a CDS encoding TadE/TadG family type IV pilus assembly protein yields the protein MFASLHRRSRDERGSVTIQMVFLMPALFLLMFLGLQGALYYHAKQVALAAAQEGAREAGSETGTRDAGVATANTFLHDAGGSDVMTSTSVSGSRTTTTATITVTGKSMSVIPGWHVTVTQSASVPVERLTE
- a CDS encoding TadE/TadG family type IV pilus assembly protein codes for the protein MAIEAAIGVPAFGLFVAMIILGGRVEIAKQSVDAAAYEAARAASIERTQSEAITSGKSAATSSLNDQGLQCTTTNITINAAAFNAPLGTTAQVTATVTCKVDVADLSIPGLPGTRTITATASSPVDAYRERR
- a CDS encoding pilus assembly protein TadG-related protein, coding for MMSHRIRCLMTPRSRDERGSISVWFATAALAMIILVGMAVDLGGKVHTQQQARSAAAQAARTGAQEVQGSTAVRGEDLRVDLTAAKTAAMDYLRAAGVEGTVRVVDGDTLIVTTTDTYTSKFLGIIGLDTMQVTGEASARLIRAEGGIER